The following are encoded in a window of Microcaecilia unicolor chromosome 14, aMicUni1.1, whole genome shotgun sequence genomic DNA:
- the LOC115457728 gene encoding olfactory receptor 1509-like codes for MVLGNETRVTEFILLGLSSNENLQIVFFLLFLVMYLLTVAGNLLILVTIYVDSQLHTPMYFFLSNLSFIDLSFSTVTVPKSLVNFIRKNKAISFSNCFAQLFFFHFFGGTECFHLTLMAYDRYVAICNPLRYSTIMNRKTCLLLVLSTWVGGFIHAFAQTLPTLQLPFCGPNEINHFFCDAHPLTLLACSNTIISEIADRVNSGSLTLSAFLVVSISYGYIISTILKIRSADGRRKAFSTCASHLLVVSLTFGPSVFIYMRPSVAFAGDKLLTVFYNIVTPWLNPFIYTLRNEKVREAMKKLKR; via the coding sequence ATGGTACTCGGGAATGAAACCAGAGTCACTGAATTCATCCTCCTTGGACTTTCTAGCAATGAAAATTTACAGATCGTGTTCTTTCTGCTGTTTCTAGTGATGTACCTGCTCACCGTAGCTGGGAATCTTCTCATTCTGGTAACCATCTATGTGGACTCCCAACTGCACActcccatgtacttcttcctcagcAACCTGTCTTTCATAGATTTGTCCTTTTCTACAGTCACTGTCCCCAAATCTCTTGTTAACTTTATCAGAAAGAACAAAGCAATATCTTTCAGCAACTGCTTTGCTCagttgtttttctttcatttcttcGGGGGTACAGAATGCTTTCACCTGACCTTGATGGCTTATGACCGCTACGTTGCCATCTGCAACCCTTTGCGTTATTCCACAATAATGAACAGAAAAACCTGTCTGCTGTTGGTGCTCTCTACATGGGTAGGTGGATTCATTCATGCCTTCGCTCAGACATTGCCAACACTTCAGTTGCCCTTCTGTGGTCCTAatgagataaatcatttcttttgCGATGCCCACCCATTAACTTTGTTGGCTTGCTCTAATACCATCATCAGTGAAATCGCTGATAGGGTCAACAGTGGATCCTTAACCCTCAGTGCTTTTTTGGTGGTTTCCATATCTTACGGATACATCATCTCTACTATCTTAAAAATTCGCTCAGCTGACGGAAGGCGGAAAGCTTTCTCTACCTGTGCCTCCCACCTCCTGGTGGTCAGTTTGACTTTTGGTCCTAGTGTCTTCATCTACATGAGACCCTCAGTGGCATTTGCAGGTGACAAACTGCTGACTGTTTTTTACAACATTGTGACCCCTTGGTTAAACCCCTTCATTTATACTCTTAGAAATGAGAAAGTAAGAGAAGCTATGAAGAAGCTGAAGAGGTAG